In Leptospira kanakyensis, a genomic segment contains:
- a CDS encoding ATP-binding protein, with protein MLAHNGKKVLAPVNGVASLTSDQKYFQIKQDGSWSTSSPFQSKKYDLPSLLEAFDTGALNSLDLIETPLKDYFQKFNKDSAFKIVLSPFCRYQHLNFEEMILRDMKDAYLSFIEQLRLIFPKAEISNFFEDQNIDFEHPNGIPEYFLHKQFHTPVDKTRKSLIGYEVLFLGAETIFHILRKLYYNEPFTKRHLAVFLVDRKGRMDLEPRQFFLTNGQSLAFIPTNLDKRYKIASFETVFEEVKPMDVGSLGYFNIYEHYSITLYEKLPATRKEFSCIDCMECNNYCPTHANPVQLIKGRVGEFEKNLCVSCGICTVYCPSGIDIRKRIEGVMV; from the coding sequence ATGCTTGCACATAACGGGAAGAAGGTGCTTGCTCCTGTCAATGGGGTAGCCAGTCTCACATCAGATCAAAAGTACTTTCAAATCAAACAAGATGGGTCCTGGTCAACTTCTTCTCCTTTCCAATCCAAGAAGTATGATTTACCTTCCTTATTAGAAGCATTTGATACCGGTGCCTTAAATTCCTTAGATTTAATTGAAACTCCGCTTAAGGACTACTTTCAAAAGTTTAACAAAGATTCTGCGTTTAAAATTGTTTTATCACCATTTTGTAGATACCAACATTTAAACTTTGAGGAAATGATCCTTCGCGATATGAAGGATGCATATTTATCTTTTATTGAGCAGTTACGTTTGATTTTTCCAAAAGCAGAGATATCTAATTTTTTTGAAGACCAAAATATAGATTTTGAACATCCGAATGGAATCCCCGAATATTTTTTACACAAACAATTTCACACTCCAGTGGACAAAACGAGAAAGTCACTCATTGGATACGAAGTTTTATTTTTAGGTGCCGAAACCATCTTTCATATTTTACGAAAGTTATATTATAACGAACCGTTTACCAAAAGACATTTAGCCGTTTTTTTAGTGGATCGTAAGGGCAGAATGGATTTGGAACCACGTCAGTTTTTTTTAACCAATGGCCAGTCCTTAGCTTTCATTCCAACAAACTTAGACAAACGTTATAAAATTGCTTCCTTTGAAACTGTTTTTGAGGAAGTAAAACCAATGGATGTTGGTTCACTTGGTTACTTTAACATTTACGAACATTACTCTATTACCTTATACGAAAAACTTCCAGCCACTAGAAAAGAATTCAGTTGTATTGATTGTATGGAGTGTAACAACTATTGTCCTACTCATGCAAATCCAGTTCAACTCATCAAAGGTAGAGTTGGAGAATTTGAAAAGAATCTTTGTGTGTCCTGCGGAATTTGTACTGTTTATTGTCCCTCAGGCATTGATATTCGGAAACGAATTGAAGGAGTTATGGTTTAA
- a CDS encoding cellulose synthase family protein, translating into MLTFLSISFLVLYGFDILVLFYFGLHTYLMVFLYSKYKQNCAEDETKILSLKDKNLPTVTVQLPIFNEFYVVDRLIESACNLEYPAKKLQIQVLDDSTDETIEKVATLVAQYKKKGIWIEHVHRTNRKGHKAGALDEGMAKAKGDYIAIFDADFTPDSDFLLRTMGYFEDESIGMVQTRWGHINETYNILTKAQSFGIDGHFMIEQVARNGSDLWMNFNGTAGIWRRSCIEDAGGWEHDTLTEDFDLSYRAELKGWKFRYIKDVVCKAEIPATMNAYKAQQFRWCKGSIQTAVKLIPRIWKSKESWKIKGEAITHLINYSVHPLMIINILLTAPLLLMEFWAGFKMDDLPMEILFGSAAVLSIGSMGPVIFYAYSQREIHKDWKSKLVYLPILVMIGTGIAVMNTYAWVEAVFGVQSGFKRTPKLRIEKEGDSLQDKIKYVVPVDYRAFLEFFMGAYCVFCIYLSFLVGKPYMIGFMVLYSIGFFYVAYLSVAESFWKFKPATKAEKELRAIA; encoded by the coding sequence ATGCTCACGTTTTTATCTATATCGTTTTTGGTTCTTTACGGCTTTGATATTTTGGTTCTGTTCTACTTCGGGTTACACACCTACCTCATGGTGTTTTTGTATAGCAAATACAAACAAAACTGTGCGGAGGACGAAACAAAGATCCTTTCTTTAAAGGATAAAAACCTTCCTACTGTGACTGTCCAACTTCCTATTTTTAACGAATTTTATGTGGTAGATCGTTTGATCGAATCTGCATGTAACCTTGAATACCCAGCAAAAAAACTCCAAATCCAAGTTCTGGATGATTCTACTGATGAAACCATTGAAAAGGTTGCGACTCTTGTGGCTCAGTATAAGAAAAAAGGAATTTGGATCGAACACGTTCATAGAACCAACCGTAAAGGCCACAAAGCCGGTGCTTTGGATGAAGGGATGGCAAAAGCAAAAGGCGATTATATTGCCATCTTTGATGCTGATTTCACCCCTGATTCTGATTTCCTCCTTCGCACCATGGGATACTTCGAAGATGAATCTATCGGGATGGTTCAAACTCGTTGGGGCCATATCAACGAAACTTATAATATCTTAACCAAAGCACAAAGTTTTGGAATCGACGGCCATTTTATGATCGAACAAGTCGCAAGAAATGGTTCGGATCTTTGGATGAACTTCAATGGGACTGCTGGTATTTGGAGACGTTCTTGTATTGAAGACGCTGGTGGATGGGAACATGACACCCTTACGGAAGACTTTGATCTTTCTTACCGTGCCGAACTCAAAGGTTGGAAATTCCGTTATATCAAAGATGTGGTTTGTAAGGCAGAAATTCCTGCGACAATGAATGCTTACAAGGCACAACAATTCCGTTGGTGCAAAGGTTCCATCCAAACTGCAGTCAAACTCATCCCAAGGATTTGGAAATCCAAAGAATCTTGGAAAATCAAAGGTGAGGCAATCACTCACTTAATCAATTATTCTGTTCACCCACTCATGATCATCAATATCCTACTCACCGCTCCTCTCCTTTTGATGGAATTTTGGGCTGGATTTAAGATGGATGACCTCCCTATGGAGATTCTTTTCGGATCGGCAGCGGTTCTCTCCATCGGATCCATGGGTCCTGTGATTTTTTATGCATATTCCCAAAGAGAAATCCACAAAGATTGGAAATCCAAATTGGTTTACCTTCCCATTCTTGTGATGATAGGAACAGGGATTGCTGTCATGAACACATACGCTTGGGTGGAAGCAGTTTTTGGCGTCCAATCCGGTTTCAAACGCACTCCAAAACTCAGAATTGAGAAAGAAGGGGATAGTTTACAGGACAAAATCAAGTATGTTGTTCCTGTGGATTACCGAGCTTTCCTTGAATTTTTTATGGGTGCTTATTGTGTATTTTGTATTTATTTATCCTTTTTGGTTGGAAAACCTTATATGATTGGTTTCATGGTTCTCTATTCCATTGGATTTTTCTATGTCGCTTACCTTTCTGTCGCGGAGTCGTTCTGGAAATTCAAACCAGCGACCAAAGCAGAAAAGGAACTTCGTGCCATCGCTTAA
- a CDS encoding ABC transporter permease subunit gives MKSEVFRFLYFLLLLSCISSFVSEFHTKDKSYLYADAGISEIQNKQNDFLSSYVLFWKSLIFESGGKTDNGETVYSHIGGRFFSTLHLAIFSIIFGSFFAFGFSLAATYFRSKVLYDFVSFSSNLILSTPVFIVAILLLIVFFYRLDLFPPGGYEFGNTYYVVLPGITLGSRIYARLSLYLLPEIRKEADSKYVQLLLTRSYPWGHIIGKEVFLKVLPIALILLVLDFGSLLSGAMVVEEIFFFPGVGKSLYYSIKSMDTQLLATLLMYSGILFYVLNRIGFYLQRFFSGGI, from the coding sequence GTGAAGTCGGAAGTTTTCCGTTTTCTGTATTTCTTGCTACTGTTATCTTGTATTAGTAGTTTTGTTTCTGAGTTTCATACAAAAGATAAATCTTATTTGTATGCTGATGCAGGGATATCCGAAATTCAAAACAAACAAAATGATTTTTTATCCTCCTATGTTCTATTTTGGAAATCTTTGATTTTTGAATCCGGGGGTAAAACTGATAATGGAGAAACGGTTTATTCACATATCGGGGGCCGATTTTTTTCAACCCTTCACCTAGCAATTTTTAGCATCATCTTTGGTTCCTTTTTTGCTTTTGGATTTTCCCTTGCTGCTACATACTTTCGATCAAAAGTTTTATATGATTTTGTTTCATTTAGTTCAAATTTAATTCTCTCAACTCCTGTATTCATTGTCGCCATACTCTTGTTAATTGTATTTTTTTACCGCTTAGACTTATTTCCGCCTGGAGGGTATGAATTTGGTAATACTTACTATGTAGTATTACCTGGGATTACTTTAGGTTCTCGTATTTATGCTCGATTGTCTTTATACTTATTGCCTGAGATTCGTAAAGAAGCGGATTCAAAGTATGTTCAGTTATTGTTAACAAGGTCTTATCCTTGGGGTCACATTATTGGTAAGGAAGTTTTTTTAAAAGTGTTACCAATTGCGTTAATCCTTTTGGTTCTAGATTTTGGGTCGCTTTTGTCTGGAGCGATGGTTGTCGAAGAAATTTTCTTTTTCCCTGGAGTCGGAAAGTCTTTGTATTATTCGATTAAATCGATGGATACTCAGTTACTCGCAACTCTTCTCATGTATTCTGGAATTTTATTTTATGTTTTGAATCGGATTGGATTTTATCTGCAGCGATTCTTTTCGGGTGGGATATGA
- a CDS encoding ABC transporter permease subunit, whose translation MKLKVPTLIRFFFFGLVFLGVILLPAPTHVDLTNNNLPIFSPDFFAGTDRLGRDNFALFCYGSLSTIVLVVPARIFTIFVSFLLSAFSLFFPKRSDFILSGIVSVSLAIPSLLSALVVMSLLPENPFAIFIAILVSDWALSYETITAKIREIKQSPYLSASFCMGAKPYQLVLLHYLPALKDMFGFLFFSGLPAVVMTTALFSYLGIQTSIGDTGPGLGEQISFSKDYFDKSPVSVLLPVVAILTLVYSLGSNQKKNET comes from the coding sequence ATGAAGTTAAAAGTTCCTACCTTGATAAGATTTTTCTTTTTTGGATTGGTATTTCTTGGAGTGATTTTGTTACCAGCACCCACTCATGTAGATTTAACAAATAACAACTTACCAATCTTTTCCCCTGATTTTTTTGCAGGTACGGATAGATTGGGTCGAGATAATTTTGCTTTGTTTTGTTACGGTTCATTGTCTACGATTGTTCTTGTGGTTCCTGCGCGAATTTTTACCATCTTTGTTTCTTTTTTATTGTCTGCGTTTTCCCTATTTTTTCCTAAACGGTCTGACTTCATTCTTTCTGGGATTGTTTCTGTTTCTCTTGCCATACCTTCATTACTTTCGGCTTTGGTTGTGATGAGTTTGTTGCCCGAAAATCCTTTTGCAATTTTTATTGCGATTCTTGTTTCTGATTGGGCATTGTCTTACGAAACGATTACGGCCAAAATCCGCGAAATCAAACAAAGTCCTTATTTGTCGGCCTCATTTTGTATGGGAGCAAAACCTTATCAATTGGTGCTTTTGCATTACCTTCCGGCCCTTAAGGATATGTTTGGGTTTTTATTTTTTTCGGGTCTACCGGCTGTTGTGATGACTACGGCCTTATTTTCTTATTTAGGAATTCAAACATCGATTGGCGATACAGGCCCCGGGCTTGGAGAACAGATCTCATTTTCGAAAGATTATTTTGACAAGTCACCTGTTTCCGTTTTGCTTCCGGTAGTTGCCATTTTAACTTTGGTGTATTCTTTGGGATCTAACCAGAAAAAGAATGAAACATAA
- a CDS encoding PTS sugar transporter subunit IIA, whose protein sequence is MNQLLEILDPKNIIFDFKASTKEDAIRKMISHMVATQSLDQTFEEETVSSLMNREKSMSTGIGSGVAIPHCSVHYVNELKCAMAIAPQGIDFDALDHGLVQIFIMLIVPKNKFQDHIKTLALIAKTLNIPEEREKLIKAKNFEEIQKAFLSKS, encoded by the coding sequence ATGAATCAGCTTCTAGAGATTCTGGATCCTAAAAATATCATTTTCGACTTCAAAGCATCTACAAAAGAGGATGCCATTCGAAAGATGATCTCTCATATGGTCGCCACACAATCGTTAGATCAAACGTTTGAAGAAGAGACTGTTTCTTCTTTAATGAATCGTGAAAAATCAATGTCTACAGGAATTGGAAGTGGGGTGGCAATACCACACTGTTCGGTTCATTATGTAAACGAATTAAAATGTGCTATGGCGATTGCGCCGCAAGGGATCGATTTTGATGCTCTTGATCACGGTTTGGTTCAAATTTTTATCATGCTTATCGTTCCAAAGAACAAGTTTCAAGATCATATCAAAACATTAGCTTTGATTGCAAAAACACTCAACATTCCGGAAGAAAGAGAAAAACTCATCAAAGCCAAAAATTTCGAAGAAATCCAAAAGGCCTTCCTTTCCAAAAGTTAA
- a CDS encoding PEGA domain-containing protein, with amino-acid sequence MKHKISALFIILGLLSNVLPIYSIDDYYNFPKQSYKGSITYESTRNLCLFSFVATSPDPTKEYLVKGIPSVLISELRNLEYTYVEHPKANVVYHSFGDAPEMTLQEKIDAESPNVKRKKKEITSEKDLDDLRSGKKQLAPEKDPRYIKVTLKQIWDRRAPTPDESFGLASKLNCDYMITGSFESKDNELITKVFLYDDFEGKTIPFEHKTSVIRAYQEMAPLGESIREKLQGKETTTVEVSASGEEGALVYLDGIYLGKTPMVGKKSPIGKRSLFVFKEGFHPYKQEVHLEKGKTLALDVKLSLKLSSSLITVNSNVESDVYFGIQYLGKTPLSRVAIPSGMNRLRVSKEGYIDSFRAVDAKDNEEVVVDIEMREGKTDVYYKNKQNVFLDHTYKDFATYSLYGSLLFYASYVYLNYASRQAYSAARSEVTLVNGLAITSFYQNNPNEFFFWYGVQNSIIDDAESKARNLKRVAGTLPMENRRDRQLVAGPMVIMMGIMLVSAATFYMLGIDEETLEFGYIPLNPSSVSYGQTSREGYGYMQFNVRY; translated from the coding sequence ATGAAACATAAAATTTCAGCATTATTCATCATTTTGGGACTTTTGTCCAACGTTCTGCCAATATATTCCATTGATGATTATTATAATTTTCCTAAACAAAGTTATAAAGGTAGTATTACCTATGAATCAACTCGCAATTTATGTTTGTTTTCCTTTGTCGCAACGAGTCCCGATCCAACTAAAGAATATTTAGTCAAAGGTATTCCATCTGTTTTGATTTCTGAACTTCGGAATTTAGAATACACTTATGTGGAACACCCAAAGGCAAATGTAGTTTATCATTCGTTTGGTGATGCTCCTGAGATGACCCTTCAGGAGAAAATCGATGCAGAATCTCCCAATGTCAAAAGGAAGAAAAAAGAGATTACCAGTGAAAAGGATTTGGATGACCTTCGGTCTGGAAAAAAACAACTGGCTCCGGAAAAAGATCCTCGTTATATAAAAGTTACGCTGAAACAAATCTGGGATAGGCGAGCTCCGACTCCTGATGAATCATTTGGTCTTGCTTCTAAATTGAACTGTGACTATATGATCACCGGTTCCTTTGAATCCAAAGACAATGAGCTGATCACTAAAGTTTTTCTTTACGATGATTTTGAAGGTAAAACTATTCCTTTTGAGCATAAAACATCAGTAATTCGAGCTTACCAAGAAATGGCTCCACTTGGAGAATCTATTCGAGAAAAATTACAGGGAAAAGAAACTACAACTGTTGAGGTTTCTGCTTCGGGAGAAGAGGGCGCACTTGTCTATCTAGACGGAATTTATTTGGGAAAAACTCCCATGGTTGGTAAAAAATCTCCAATCGGCAAACGGTCGTTATTCGTATTTAAGGAAGGATTTCATCCTTATAAACAGGAAGTTCATTTAGAGAAGGGAAAAACTCTCGCACTCGATGTTAAACTTTCATTGAAGTTAAGTAGTTCCTTGATTACCGTTAATTCCAATGTTGAGTCCGATGTATATTTTGGGATTCAATATTTAGGAAAAACACCGTTGAGTCGAGTTGCCATTCCTTCTGGGATGAACCGGTTGCGGGTTTCCAAAGAAGGTTACATTGATAGCTTTCGAGCAGTAGATGCCAAGGACAACGAAGAGGTGGTTGTTGATATAGAAATGAGAGAAGGAAAAACAGATGTTTATTATAAAAATAAACAAAACGTGTTTTTGGATCACACTTATAAAGACTTTGCCACTTACTCGCTGTATGGTTCTCTTTTGTTTTATGCAAGTTATGTTTATTTGAACTATGCATCAAGGCAGGCTTATTCGGCTGCTAGATCCGAGGTAACGCTTGTTAATGGTCTTGCCATTACTTCTTTTTATCAAAATAATCCTAATGAGTTTTTCTTTTGGTATGGGGTGCAAAATTCTATCATCGATGATGCCGAATCAAAAGCTAGAAATTTGAAACGTGTTGCCGGCACACTTCCTATGGAAAATCGCAGGGATCGCCAATTGGTTGCAGGGCCTATGGTCATTATGATGGGGATTATGCTCGTATCCGCAGCTACATTTTATATGTTAGGAATCGATGAGGAAACTTTAGAGTTT